The Euphorbia lathyris chromosome 3, ddEupLath1.1, whole genome shotgun sequence genome contains a region encoding:
- the LOC136222152 gene encoding probable receptor-like protein kinase At5g59700: MMNNRRKGLLVWVLSILSLACLCSGFIPVDNYLIDCGSTKDTRVDNRVFLADNSTTNSLSTPKSIFASTSVSIKSSEDETLYQTARILNGTSKYTFSIRQTGRHWIRLYFYPFVYDGYDMTKANFDVLTQDHVLLTKFSVSSDDFKEFSVVVTSKSLEISFVPSSNSFAFVNALEVVSVPDALIETDAKIFDPVGTFKGLLWQWQAMETVYRVNMGGSLVTPKNDTLGRTWVPDQAFLAEKNLATTIQKTSAVQFVAGGATEDTAPNSVYGTATMMNSSGDPNSNFNVTWKFKVNPGYQYLVRCHFCDIFSNGLNKFYFDVYIDSWLVEKDLDPSTFLFNTLAGAFYIDYVTAKTVDNELRVSIGPSNLADYPNAMLNGLEIMKMNNSDGSLAGFAALLSDSSSKKNVGMIVGLVVGAAIIFVFAGLLFMFCRKRKRLERQKNSKTWIPLSINGVHSHTVGSKYSNGTTSSLDTNLGYRIPFVAVQEATNNFDESWVIGIGGFGKVYKGVLNEDLKVAVKRGNPRSSQGLAEFQTEIEMLSQFRHRHLVSLIGYCDERNEMILVYEYMENGTLKGHLYGSGNPSLGWKQRLEVCIGAARGLHYLHTGYAKAVIHRDVKSANILLDENLMAKVADFGLSKTGPEIDQTHVSTAVKGSFGYLDPEYFRRQQLTEKSDVYSFGVVLFEVLCARPVIDPTLPREMVNLAEWAMKWQKKGQLEQIIDASLVGKIRPDSLRKFAETAEKCLADYGVDRPSMGDVLWNLEYALQLQEAVVPGDQEDNSTNMIGELSPQINNFSNVDNSISGAAQFEASSVDDLSGVSMSKVFSQLVKSEGR; encoded by the coding sequence ATGATGAACAATAGAAGAAAGGGGCTTTTGGTTTGGGTTTTATCAATTTTGAGTTTGGCGTGTCTGTGTTCTGGATTTATTCCAGTAGATAATTACCTTATAGATTGTGGATCAACCAAAGATACTAGGGTAGACAACCGTGTTTTCTTAGCTGATAACTCCACCACAAACTCCCTTTCAACCCCAAAAAGCATTTTTGCTTCAACTTCAGTATCCATCAAGTCCTCTGAGGATGAGACACTGTATCAAACAGCGAGAATCCTCAATGGAACCTCTAAATACACGTTTTCTATTCGCCAAACGGGGAGACACTGGATTCGCCTTTATTTCTATCCATTTGTTTATGATGGATATGATATGACAAAAGCGAATTTTGATGTTTTAACCCAAGATCATGTTCTTCTGACGAAATTCAGTGTGAGTAGTGATGATTTTAAAGAGTTTTCGGTTGTTGTAACCTCGAAATCTCTTGAAATTAGCTTCGTCCCCTCCAGCAATTCCTTTGCATTTGTGAATGCCTTGGAAGTGGTTTCGGTCCCTGATGCACTCATTGAAACTGATGCAAAAATATTTGATCCGGTTGGGACATTCAAAGGCTTGCTTTGGCAATGGCAGGCCATGGAGACTGTTTACAGGGTGAACATGGGTGGATCATTGGTTACACCTAAGAATGATACGCTCGGCCGAACTTGGGTTCCTGACCAAGCTTTTCTTGCCGAAAAGAATCTCGCCACAACCATACAGAAGACGAGTGCTGTACAGTTTGTAGCTGGGGGTGCAACAGAAGATACTGCTCCTAATTCTGTCTATGGTACTGCAACTATGATGAATTCATCAGGCGATCCAAACAGCAATTTCAATGTAACATGGAAGTTCAAAGTCAATCCGGGATACCAGTACCTTGTTCGGTGTCACTTCTGTGATATATTTAGTAATGGTCTTAACAAATTCTACTTTGATGTTTATATCGACTCTTGGCTTGTTGAAAAGGATCTAGATCCTAGTACTTTCTTATTCAACACTTTGGCTGGTGCATTTTATATTGATTATGTCACAGCAAAAACCGTCGACAACGAACTTCGTGTTAGTATTGGTCCGAGCAACTTAGCTGATTACCCCAATGCAATGCTAAATGGGTTGGAGATCATGAAAATGAACAATTCAGACGGAAGCCTTGCCGGGTTTGCAGCTTTGCTTTCTGATTCAAGTTCTAAGAAGAATGTAGGAATGATAGTAGGCTTGGTAGTCGGGGCAGCTATTATATTCGTATTTGCTGGACTTTTGTTTATGTTCTGCAGAAAAAGGAAGAGGTTGGAACGGCAAAAGAATTCGAAAACATGGATTCCTTTGTCTATCAATGGAGTGCATTCCCACACTGTGGGCAGCAAATATTCAAATGGTACAACTTCTAGTCTGGACACTAATCTGGGATATCGCATTCCTTTCGTGGCAGTTCAAGAGGCTACCAACAACTTCGACGAGAGTTGGGTTATTGGTATTGGTGGCTTTGGAAAGGTGTACAAGGGAGTTTTAAATGAGGATTTAAAAGTGGCTGTGAAAAGAGGAAATCCCCGTTCCAGCCAGGGACTTGCAGAGTTCCAGACTGAAATAGAGATGTTATCCCAGTTCCGACATCGCCATCTAGTTTCATTAATCGGGTACTGTGATGAAAGAAACGAGATGATCTTAGTTTATGAATACATGGAGAATGGGACACTCAAAGGTCATCTCTACGGTTCGGGTAACCCCAGCTTGGGTTGGAAGCAAAGGCTGGAGGTATGCATTGGAGCTGCTAGAGGGCTTCACTACCTTCATACAGGGTACGCTAAAGCAGTCATTCATCGAGACGTGAAATCAGCAAATATTTTACTTGATGAGAATCTCATGGCCAAAGTTGCTGATTTCGGACTTTCAAAGACCGGacctgaaattgatcaaaccCATGTGAGTACAGCCGTGAAGGGAAGTTTCGGGTACCTGGATCCCGAATACTTCAGAAGGCAACAACTAACCGAGAAATCAGATGTGTATTCATTCGGGGTGGTTTTATTCGAGGTTCTTTGTGCAAGACCTGTTATAGATCCTACACTTCCAAGGGAAATGGTGAATTTAGCAGAATGGGCAATGAAATGGCAGAAGAAAGGGCAGTTGGAGCAAATAATCGATGCTAGTCTTGTCGGGAAAATAAGACCTGATTCACTCAGGAAATTCGCTGAAACCGCAGAGAAATGCTTAGCTGATTACGGAGTTGACAGACCGTCAATGGGAGATGTTTTATGGAATCTGGAGTATGCTCTTCAACTTCAAGAAGCAGTTGTACCAGGTGATCAAGAAGACAACAGTACTAATATGATCGGCGAACTATCTCCGCAAATCAACAATTTCAGCAACGTCGATAACAGCATTTCTGGTGCTGCACAATTTGAAGCATCAAGTGTGGATGATCTCTCAGGGGTTTCAATGAGCAAGGTATTCTCTCAGCTCGTGAAGTCCGAAGGAAGATAG